GCATGCCTCCACGAGCATAGAGAAAAAGGCGATAATATCTTATTTGAAGGTGCTCAGGGTGTATATCTTGATATCGATCATGGAACTTACCCTTTTGTAACTTCATCGAATACCTGTGTAGGTTCTGTAATTAACGGTGCAGGGTTTGGTCCTAAATATCTTGACTACGTTTTAGGTATTACCAAGGCCTATACCACACGCGTAGGCGGTGGTCCTTTTCCGACAGAGCTCACTGATGAGATTGGGGAAAAAATCGCGGAGCGTGGCCAGGAGTTTGGGGCTGTTACGGGTAGAGCCAGACGATGTGGTTGGTTTGATGCGGCTCTATTGAAGCGCTCAATTGAGCTGAATAGCATTACGGGGCTTTGTATCACCAAATTAGATGTACTGGACGGTTTGGATGTTCTTCGCATTGCGATAGCTTACAAAGATAGCGAAGGTAATCTTTTATCTCGCCCTCCTCAGGCTGCGGATGATTTCGCAGGTTTGGTCCCGATTTATGAAGAAATGCCAGGATGGCAGGAAGATACAGCTGATGTTACTGTGATGAGTGACTTGCCTGCTAATGCTATAGCGTACTTAAAGCGAATCGAGCAATTACTGGGTATTCCTATTGATATGTTGTCAACAGGACCAGAAAGAGATTCAACTATCATCTTACGTGATCCCTTTACCGCTTAGGGTTTCTTTTTGTTAATTCAATTACTTGCGTGGGGCTGTACAGATCAGCCCTTACCAAAATATATTCAATGGCTTTCTGCAGGGCGCTACTCATTCTCAACTAAGGTAAATTGGTCACTAAGAGCGCAGCGAATTGATCCATGAAGACGTGTCTTTGATTTTACAATTACGAGAATGGATACATCACCAGCATAACCATAAAGGATTTTCATGTCAATTAGTATAAAAAAAGAACAATTAATATCTCATTCTGTGACCACTCAATCAGTTGAAATGACCATGCAAAAGATTGCAGCCAGGATAAAAAAGCAAGGTGATAAACCCCACGCAACAGTAACTCTTCAATTAAAACTGCTTGAACAACTCGGTGAATTTGCGTTTGGTCGCTATTTAATTCTTAATCAGGGAATCAATGGTTACTGGACCCATTATATGTTAACTCATCCTTGGTATGGCCGAAAAACCGGACAGAGCACCTCTGGTGCCCCTCTGAAAGAACTAGAGATTTTTCTTCTTGATAAGGCGCCATTGATTCTTGCCACACAACAACGTTTTGGTATTTTTCTTCAAAAAAATCAGGAGGTAGTTAAAAATGACGCTCTTCTCGCTTGTATTCCTTGTGGCATGATGGGGGAGCTTTTGTATCTTGGTTTCGAAGACATTACCAATATTAAATTAATGGGATTAGATTATGATCCGGCTACTTTAGAAGAGGCTAAAGAACTTGCAAAAAAACAAGGGTTGTCTCATTTTGTAGAATTGAACCAAGGTAATGCATGGAAACTGGATGTAGATAGGCAATTTGATTTGATTTCCAGTAACGGGCTGACTATATATGAACCAAATGAAAAGAAAGTTACGGAACTTTATCAGCTATTTTATAATGCTTTAAAACCTGGCGGAAGATTAGTTAGCAGCTTTATTACTCCACCACCTTCTTTAACCATTAAATGCGAATGGGATATGGAACAGCTCAATCAAAATGATTTACTGCTCCAAAAAATTATATTTACAGATATTCTTGAAGCAAAATTTCAATGTTATCGATCGACATCACAAAGCAAACAGCAACTGGAGTCGGTAGGTTTCAAGGACTTTGAATTTATTTACGATAAGGCCAGATTATTTCCTACCGTTATTGCCTATAGATAATCTAGGGTTTGATTGCCTTTGAGCGCAACCAAAATAATCGTTTTTTATTTAATAATTTGCTCAGCCATGTTCTTCTGACATACCATTGCATGAAGTTTACAATGCATCCTCATAGAGCCAGACTAGTTAAGAATTCTGTGATAGCCTTAATCCCCTTGCTTTATTCAGCTGTTTTTCTTGACCTGGCACAACGCCATTAACAGTACTGCAAGCCCTTACCGTATGAAGTTACTTATATGTATTAAAACTACGTCGTAATGTTTTCCTGTCAATCTGGTTCTATCAATTCCTGGGGCTTCTAGTTTTTTAAAAGGTGTCAGTAAGTCTGCTTGCATGTTGCCTCTATAAAAAAACATTTGATCCTGTCTGCTTTAATTGGTCTCCTACATAATGGTTGATGCTTTTTCACAAGAAAATTGATTTATAAATGGTTTAACGGATTAGAATATTCAGGCAGTTGAGATGAATTAGAACAAGCCGCATATTGTTAGGTCTCTTACCCATTCATCGCACCATAGCAATAGTTTTCCATGTATTTTTAAAAAAATTTTCATGAGTCCTCCTGAATAAACAAAGAATCAATTCCTGCGTCCAAGAGCGGAGAACTGATTAGACTTTGATGATTTCGATAATTCTATGGAAAAATCGATGTTTATAAGCATATATCAAGGTTTTTTTTGCAGCGGCTCTTAACTTTGACTATCCTTAGTGGTGTGCTAATATTAATTAAATTGGTCTATAATTGTTACGTCTGGAGTTCACGAGGACTTGATTAAATGGGTATTTACAGTCAAACAGAGCTCCATTTAGGGAGTGGCTATGATAGATTTAGAGCTTTTAGCACTACATGAAATCGATAGAAATGGAATGAGCGTACACTTAAAGCCTAATACAACGGCGATGATGACGCCCAAACTAGTTGACGAAATAAGGGCACTTCAAGATTCTCTCGCTAAAAAATACATGAATCAATCTTTCGATAATTATTATGTCATCTGGTATCTTAATAAAAATATAAATTTTTCCTGCTGTGGTCTCGATTTTCGATTTGTTCATGATTGCTTTAAATACAACAAAGAGCACGATCTGGAGCATTATATCGATCGAATTTTTAATATAATTTTTCTTAATTACATTGGCTTGGGGCTTCCTATTATTAACTGTTCCATATTGACGAAATATTTATCCGGACTCTCAAAAGAATTTTTTTTAATGAGCAAGATATGTTTTATCTATCAAAGAAAATATAAGGGATTAAGTAAAATAGAGATCTGTAACGAAATAGCTAATTTGACCTTTAAAAAAGAGCATTATTGTAAAAATGACTATTATTTTTATAACCCAATCCATATTGGACAAATGAAAGAAATTATAGAAAATACAGTCTATGAAATTCCAACTAAGCTCACTATTGAGGCAGCGAAAATTGAGTTTGATGCCTTTAAAGAATTAATGCTTTTAAGACTTTATAAAATTGCATCGAGAGATATTAAAATTTTAGACCGCTTTGCCCGTAATGATATAAAACGGATGTTTCACTGATATTCTTTAGCTGATGCCTGGTGCAAGAAAGGATCTATTTTAGATGGATGGATCGCTATCTTTTTTGATTAATCAAGGAGTCATAATGGGTATAAAAACTGAGTCAATTGCTGCTGACCAGTACAAGCTCTCTAACAGAGTGATCTTGTACTGTTTAACCTGAGGGTATGGAACCAAAACCAACCTATATTTTTAAGCTGCATTTTATATCAAGACAAGTTGCTAGCTGTATCGATTTTCAAAGGAAATTAATTTTCGCTCCAAATTCCATTGCAGTGTCGCCTTTTCGTTATTGTTAATAAAGTGCTTACAGCTATTACTATTTAAATCCTTGCACTCTTGAATAAGTTGGCCCTTGTTTGCATCTGCCCATATACTTTTTCCAGGAAGAAATGAATACGTTAAGGTATTTCTGTTGACTTGCTTTAACTCTGCGTAGTCTAAACCGTGTCCGATAACCGCCTCAACATACTGACGGGTTAGGTTTGTTCTCAATACCCCTTCATCATCGGTAGATAAAACTACTGGAACATGATGAGAAAGATAGGACTTAAGAGGGTGATTGCGACCTGAAAGATTAAGTATCTTTAAGTTGCTGATGAGATTAATTTCAACGGGTAAATGATGTTCTTCCATGTACTTTAAGGTGTCATCAGCTTTTTTTTCATGGGCTATAGCAGCACCATGTCCGATTCGCTGAGCATGGCCGGTAAATAGGGCATCACGAATATGATAGCCTAAATCTTTAGCTACAACTTTACCTGGCTCCAGTTCTCCTGCGTGCAGCGCAATGTTTACATTAGGATATGCTTGGTGAAGATACTGAAAAATAAGCATTTGTTGGTGGTAATCACGTAAAGAAATAATACCATCTTCTGGTTGCACTAAATTAACACCTACCAAACTTCCTTTTGAGCGTGAAACAGCTTCAAATGCATTGAGTGTTTGGGCAAAAAGGTTATCATTTGATTGTTCACGAAGGGAGTAGTAAAGAAATTTTATGGTCACTTTGCAGCGTTCAGCCTGAGGAGTAATATGACATCCTAAATGCAGGCGGGCTTGGTTAATTATTCGATCACTTTCTTCAACGGTCTTGGTGATATTGTTTTGAAAATCCTTATTAGCCAATAATATCTGCCTCTTTTGGGCATAAGACGAAATATTGTTTATTAAGGTTCCAAAGCGTGTTGATTGAGCATTATCAGGGATATCCATAACTTCCAGATACTGTTCCTGTTGTGCTGCAGCTCTTTGGATAACATTTGCCAGCAATTCTGGTCGATAATCAAACACGATAGGCATATATTTCATAAATCCATTGAAAAAATGATCGTGGCCTGATTCTTTTCCGGGAATAAAATCCTTCATGGACCAGTCTTTTATAATTTGAGAATAAAGTTCTGGTTGATTCACGATGTCTTTAGATTTAACCCCATTGCAATTGGGGGAGCTGGGACTCAATACCAAGGTTTTTTTATTTAAACAATAGTCGCCCTTGGACGCTAGCAATAACATAGTTTCTGGGTAAGGGCCTCCTGCTAAATGATAATGCAACTCTCCTCCTTTAGGCATTATTTTAAAAAATGCATAAAGTGCCTTGGGATCCTTTTTTATTTCATTAAAATACGCAGTGACATTTGCTTGCAATGAAGAAATAAAGAAAACACAGAACAGAGATAAAAATGGTCTAATAAAGATCATAGTGGCCTGTTGTCTATCATCAAAAAAGAAATTATCGCATAATCTGTACGGATTCCCAACAGTTTTGAGTATTAAATTACGCTTATATCCCGATTATTTACGAAAAACAACAAATGGTGCATTGATAATGTATAGAAAAGCGATGAATAGTTATAATCGGTTCCTATATCTAATAATGATTGTATTTATAAACTATTCATAGCAGAATATTTATCATGTTTATTACTCTGGTGAAAGTAAATATGATACGAATACTGCTAAAATCTGCCCCGACATTCTCCAGTTTTATTTTATCACTCTGGTTAACTGGTTTACATGCTGCTGGCCATGATAAAACGATGGATAAAGACCAGGTTGATATCAATATCGGGATTTATGCCCCGTTTTCTAATCAGCATGCCTTTATTGGCCGGAATATATTAGGCGCTATGGAGATGGCACGCGATCAGTTAAAGCCTTCGAGAGTCAAGTACTCGTTTTATACCTTGGATAAAGTACCTGAAAATCGTAATCCAGTCAGTACTCTGCAAAAATTTATCAAGGCGCATAAGATTAAAGTACTTCTAACCGAAGGTTCGGTAAATGGAAGATTATTAGCCTCATTTGCAAAAAAAAATAATCTTATTCATTTTAGCATGGCTAGTGATCCAAAAATTGCTGACGGTAAGAATAATTTTCTTGTCTGGAGTCCAGCTTACGAACAAGCCTCTGTTTTAGTAAAAACTCTCAAACAAAAAAAAATTAACCAGTTAGGCATCATCACCACAAATCACCCATCGGATAGAGTGTTGACCCAAACTGTTATGAAGCAATTAAAAACTGATTCGTCAATAAAAATTGCTGCCTATGAGAAATACGAAGTTGGGACCAAGGATTTTTCTGGCATGATTGATAAAATTAAAGGGAAAAACTCGGATCTGTATTTTATTATGGCTTCTCCTGAAGATATTGAGCTAATCCAATCGGAAATGAAGAAGGCTCATATTAATAAACCGGTTACAAGTATTGTAGAACGAGTAACTCCTAAGGTGATGCAGGTTTTTAATGGCCAATGGTACATAGATACTCATGAAATGAAACCTGAGTTTGTAAATCAATATCAAGAGACCAATTTAAATTATCCAGTCACTGAAGCAGGCTACGCATTCGATGTGTTTCATCTACTGAATCAAAGTGTCATCATGGCAGCTAAAGTCAGATCTAACTTCACCAGTCAGGATCTTGCAGAGCAAATTAATAGTTTGGCATTCGGCACAGGGGTAATGGGGCCGTTCAATCTGGATAAAAATGGAGTTTTATACACTCAATCTCAGGTGAAGCAGGTAAACAAAGGGGTGATACATACCGCCTGATAGTGACCTAGTTCATATCATAAAGTCAGCAGTTCAGTGAACTGCTGACTTTAATAAGCAGCACTATCATTATCTGTTTGCCAAAGCCATTCCTTCCAATACAGTTAATGCCGCGTAGAGCTGATAATCCTCATGGATTAAGTCTGTAGTTTTAAAATTTGACTTTTTAAGGATTGTACTCTCAGGGTTGTTTTTGTTAAGTAAATGTCCGCTAAGTTCGGCTTCACTGAATCCTGTTACATCCACTTTTTTGTTGGCATCTTTAGGCACATCCAACTCTTCTACCACGATATCAGGAATAATTCCCTTAGCCTGAATAGAGGTTCCAGAGGGGGTGTAGTAGAGAGCAGTAGTTAGCTTGATCCCTGTTTTACTATCCAAAGGCAAGACAGTTTGAACAGAACCTTTGCCAAAGCTTTTCGTTCCCAATATGATGGCTCTTTTATTATCTTTAAGGGCCCCAGCAACTATTTCGGAGGCGGAAGCGGAACCATTATTGATTAAAACGACTATAGGAGCACTGTCTACTGCATCT
The sequence above is drawn from the Legionella antarctica genome and encodes:
- a CDS encoding adenylosuccinate synthase translates to MGKNVVVIGTQWGDEGKGKIVDLLTQDAQVVVRYQGGHNAGHTLKIKGVKTVLRLIPSGMLRPHVTCYIANGVVLSPQALLSEIKELEEKAISVRDRLRISLACPLILPHHVALDKAREGHMGNSAIGTTGRGIGPAYEDKIARRALKVSDLFHPKRFAKKLTDLLDYHNFVLTQYYRQPAVELQPILDEALLWAEELKPMVYDVSACLHEHREKGDNILFEGAQGVYLDIDHGTYPFVTSSNTCVGSVINGAGFGPKYLDYVLGITKAYTTRVGGGPFPTELTDEIGEKIAERGQEFGAVTGRARRCGWFDAALLKRSIELNSITGLCITKLDVLDGLDVLRIAIAYKDSEGNLLSRPPQAADDFAGLVPIYEEMPGWQEDTADVTVMSDLPANAIAYLKRIEQLLGIPIDMLSTGPERDSTIILRDPFTA
- a CDS encoding SAM-dependent methyltransferase; its protein translation is MSISIKKEQLISHSVTTQSVEMTMQKIAARIKKQGDKPHATVTLQLKLLEQLGEFAFGRYLILNQGINGYWTHYMLTHPWYGRKTGQSTSGAPLKELEIFLLDKAPLILATQQRFGIFLQKNQEVVKNDALLACIPCGMMGELLYLGFEDITNIKLMGLDYDPATLEEAKELAKKQGLSHFVELNQGNAWKLDVDRQFDLISSNGLTIYEPNEKKVTELYQLFYNALKPGGRLVSSFITPPPSLTIKCEWDMEQLNQNDLLLQKIIFTDILEAKFQCYRSTSQSKQQLESVGFKDFEFIYDKARLFPTVIAYR
- a CDS encoding adenosine deaminase, giving the protein MFIRPFLSLFCVFFISSLQANVTAYFNEIKKDPKALYAFFKIMPKGGELHYHLAGGPYPETMLLLASKGDYCLNKKTLVLSPSSPNCNGVKSKDIVNQPELYSQIIKDWSMKDFIPGKESGHDHFFNGFMKYMPIVFDYRPELLANVIQRAAAQQEQYLEVMDIPDNAQSTRFGTLINNISSYAQKRQILLANKDFQNNITKTVEESDRIINQARLHLGCHITPQAERCKVTIKFLYYSLREQSNDNLFAQTLNAFEAVSRSKGSLVGVNLVQPEDGIISLRDYHQQMLIFQYLHQAYPNVNIALHAGELEPGKVVAKDLGYHIRDALFTGHAQRIGHGAAIAHEKKADDTLKYMEEHHLPVEINLISNLKILNLSGRNHPLKSYLSHHVPVVLSTDDEGVLRTNLTRQYVEAVIGHGLDYAELKQVNRNTLTYSFLPGKSIWADANKGQLIQECKDLNSNSCKHFINNNEKATLQWNLERKLISFENRYS
- a CDS encoding ABC transporter substrate-binding protein → MIRILLKSAPTFSSFILSLWLTGLHAAGHDKTMDKDQVDINIGIYAPFSNQHAFIGRNILGAMEMARDQLKPSRVKYSFYTLDKVPENRNPVSTLQKFIKAHKIKVLLTEGSVNGRLLASFAKKNNLIHFSMASDPKIADGKNNFLVWSPAYEQASVLVKTLKQKKINQLGIITTNHPSDRVLTQTVMKQLKTDSSIKIAAYEKYEVGTKDFSGMIDKIKGKNSDLYFIMASPEDIELIQSEMKKAHINKPVTSIVERVTPKVMQVFNGQWYIDTHEMKPEFVNQYQETNLNYPVTEAGYAFDVFHLLNQSVIMAAKVRSNFTSQDLAEQINSLAFGTGVMGPFNLDKNGVLYTQSQVKQVNKGVIHTA